taatttattttttgataattcagtATTTCATTGAACAAAGAACAAAGTTTACAACCCCAGACTAAGCTAGCTCCAAGGCTGGAAGCCAGCAATTCCAAGCCAACGGAACACAAATGAAGAGTCTAGACAAACTCAACTGCAGACACAAGTCCACATACGGCACTACTGAACAACTACCAGAGCCCAGCCCATCCCTTACATCAAGTGATAAAACATACAAATTCATCTAAGTATACCCCaatttgcacaatttttttttttttaaaggatggATTTGTTCCCTGCTTTCCTTCATTCTTCCCCTTAATTCTCTTTTGATATACTTTAGGATTACGATTTTCTCCTCTGTCTCAACCTTGCCACCATAGATTCTGTTATTTCTTATAATCCACAAGTGGTAAATTGTTGCCCACCAAGACAGTTTGCAAAGAATGGCTCTTGGACTTGTTCCTTTCAAGTATTTTGTGCCCCAACTTACCTGGTCCTCCCAGTTTTAAGGAATTTCAGTCACTAGACATAAAGCCATAACTTGCTGCTGTAATCTTCTTGTGAGTAGATATGCAGAGTTTCACCATGAAAACTTCACCTACGTGGATGATGGGATTCTCATAAATTGTCTAAAAACTTTGTCAGACTTTAGATTTTACATCAATGAAATGGAACAAACTTCTTTTTGGGAAATATTCATCTGTTTAAGTGATCTAGCTCAAACCATGAAAATTTGCATAAGCCtttgaaaacccaaaaacaataatCCCACTTTGGAGCCTAAAACAGGAGTTGGCTCAGTCCAGGTCCATTATTGAGTAgttaaaagaaccaaaaaaaaatcttattcaaattttttgcatttcttcatttattttgctATCAAACTGAGACTTAATGTGATTTTTGTATTATGCAATTCATTTATCAAAAGATATCTTTAGTTATTTTGTCTTGACATTATATAACGTAGGCTTTTAAAGTGGTCTCTGTTCACTTGTTTGCAGAGTAAGGATATATAATTACCGCAAAGGAAATGCTCTAGCAATATTGAAATATCACCATGCTACGGTATGTCAATTCATATTTGTATTATAACATatactatattattattttttccttaaaattttaaacttcgTATCTCTATTTTCTTATTAGAAAGTTTAAATCAGTTGTTGTGGCTTGTATTTTATCTCTTGATATTCAGGGCTTTGATGGAAAATGCCTAGTTTTATGTTTTGGATGTTGTTTTAAATTTCATCCTTTTATATCAGGGCCAACAAGCTCTAGTTAGATGAAACTTCCCCTTTTTATAAATATGGATGGATAGTGAGATTGTGGGTTCATGACCCACTGGGTACGTGTGTGTGCCTCTTTCTTATAtaggttttcaattttaatgGAAACTAGGTTGAATTACTTTTAATTCCAGATATACTGATTAGTTGGTAGAAGTTCTTGAAAAgtcagttttcttttttattttcccttttctaGTTTATGAGCtccatttcaattttcaagtgGAGTTTCTCTCTTCCTGACAAATCTGTATTTGTACTTGACGAGTTCTACATAGGCTGTCTATCTGCCACCAACCTTGCCTGGACCAATCACCTAATAAATTAGGCACAAGGGTTTTTTAGGTCAAGAGCCTCTTGGCCCGGTGGCACGACTGACTACTACCATGGGGATGAGCTTGGGTTCAAAGCCCACCTAGGGTAAAGTCCCTCGTCTTACcttaaccaaaagaaaaaataaaggcttTTTAGCTTGAAATTCAAGGCCAACACAAGCATCCCACCTTGCTGCTTGATTAATTTATCATTGGCACATTGTTTCTGATATGATGGCCCTAAGTGCAGAAGCTTTTTTTTACGTACTCCATGATTATATATGGGTGAAAATAAAGGGAAATGGAAAAAGATAATTCTATTAAACCCTGCCACCCCACCTCCTGCTGGCGAGGTGGCATTCTACTACTGCTGAATGTGATTAGTTCACCTGTAATTCTTTCCTCTCTTCAGTTTTGTACTTTTGACTAGTTGATTGTTGTGAtcacccttaaaaaaaatgcgTTACTTGTCCTTTTTACAGTGTAACGCGGTTTCATTCTCAGCTGATTGTAAGCTAATGGCCTCTGCATCGGAAGACACAACTGTTGCTCTATGGGAACTTTATCCTCCTCACACTTAATATTTAATGGTATCGAGCGACAAAACATTTGTACAGTGCCGTTGAGGATatgggttttttcttttgtctcacTGCTTAGGGGAAAATTTTAACTAAAGACAATCTCAAGAAGAGGGGCTAATTTTCATGGATTGTGTTGTATATGGAAGAACCATATTTAATGGTATCGAGCGACAAAACATTTGTACAGTGCCGTTGAGGATatgggttttttcttttgtctcacTGCTTAGGGGAAAATTTTAACTAAAGACAATCTCAAGAAGAGGGGCTAATTTTCATGGATTGTGTTGTATATGTAAGAACCATGGGGAGTGAGTTGCACATTTGTTCCTTCATTGCAATATAACTAGAGAAATGTGGTCATTAGTCTTTTGCTTATTTGTTAGTCAGGGAATGTCTAATTTAACAGTGGATATTTGACAGAGAGGAATAAAAGTGAAGTATCAGATATGGAAGGCTATACTGCTATGTTTGTTGTGGTTCATACGGAGAGAGAAATATATGTTTCGAGGGGAAAGAGTTAGCTTTGACGAagctgaaaattttatttatgaatacTTTATGTGGAGTTCGGCTTCAATTTCTCTCTGTCtcaaacatagtttttttttgtgtggataataTGAATAAATCATcgtgttctttctttctttttccctaatttttaaaaaattacacttaAAACCATGATTTTTTAAATCGTTTCAGTTATATTTCCTTATTAAGTTATTAACAGAAGCTctattctttctaaaaaataaacagATGCTCTATTtccaaagtttcaaaaaattaaaatagtaccTTTTCTCTTATATTATTGTCACTTTTATTGATATTAGTGTAATATATTTGTCAAtacatgttttcaaaaaaatacattatatcGTCTTTCTATTACCTTTTTTGCTTTCAAAATATTAAGATAATTAGAGATCGATAActatattatctataatttcattttttctctactaaaattttttttacacaaaagtATGAGTTAATAAATTGGAATCAGTGGATGGTcaataacattttatttatacaaattCAATGTTTGTGTTAAGAACTTAAAGAACTTGTAGTTCAAgtgtgaaaaattgaaaatataaatcaaattaaacattattatatacaaaatttgatGTATGTGTTAAGAATGTAAATAACTCGTAATTCAAATGTGgaaattcaaaaatataaatcaaattaaacattATTAAATTGCATGACATTGACAAGAAATTACATAAGTATAACTTAATCACCCTTCGTTAATATGTACTTcgtataatattaaaatgcacACTTATTGGATAGTTTGTGACTgtgtttaattaatttgatgTTAAATAGATAATTGGATAAGTGTTCTATAATCACTAGTATGTAACTCTGTGCATATGCATAGGAACACTTAAAaccaatcacaattatatatatatatatatatatatatatatgatttggaatctaattggatctagACTCTTCAATTTTTGCTCCCAATAATACATttgccataaaaattaaaaaattagatggggcacctggcacaaaattgaacttcaattaaaattcaatttagaatctaattgaatttagattctttgatttttgcacctaataattcactagacacaaaaattaaaaaattagatgagacacatggcaGTAAATTAGAcatgatttagaatctaattggatctagACTTTTCGATTTTTGcatccaataattcacttgtcaccaaaattaaaaaattagattgggcacatgacacaaaattgaacttaaattaaaattcaatttagaatctaattgaatttagactctttgatttttgcacctaataattcacttgacacataaatttaaaattaaataagacacgtggcataaaattaaacttcaatttagaatttaattgtattttctctcaacttcacctattattattatatatagattttggatagaatttaAATTCTGATAAATACCAACAGATTATGACTTATCTATAGTTCCCCAACTCTTAAGTCttatccaatttttttcaacactattattaaaaagattttatttcggtttatttgaatttttttcttaaaagtttATGTGATTTGTTTTTCAATAATGAATCCGTCTACAaggtttattttttggataaaacaAGATTCTTTTTGTTGATCATTGgtttcttaattattatttagattGCCTTCATTTTCTATCTTTCATATGAAGAAAggtcgcttttttttttttttaaagaaaaggaagatcactttttttttttcttttttcttttttgagaaaatgaaggTCACTTAAGACATCTGTATGtttatatatctatttataatttatatgctatataataaaagttgagcttAAAAGTCATGCTTGTGTCAAGTGGATACCGCCAAGGTGCTTAGAAACTTGTAGCTAAATCGATTGACATCTCTTAGTGTTTTAAACCTAAACATACAGAGATTCAAATCCCCCATACTCAACTATCtaattattcacaaaaaaaagaagaaaaagataccCTATCTAATGATTAGGGTTGTGTCAAGTGGATACCGCCAAGGTGCTTAGAAACTTGTAGCTAAATCGATTGACATCTCTTAGTGTTTTAAACCTAAACATACAGAGATTCAAATCCCCCATACTCAACTATCTAAttattcacacacacaaaaaaaagaaaaaaaaaaagatacccTATCTAATGATTAGGGTTATGTCCAATGATATCAATTGCACTGGACAAGTTAAGATGCAGACACATGTCCAAATTGGACATTTGTCCATATCCCAACATGTCCAGTGCACTAAATCAATTGACATCTCCTAGTGTTTTAAACCTAAACATACAGAGATTCAAATCCCCCATAGTCAACTATCtaattattcacaaaaaaaaagaaaaaaagataccCTATCTAATGATTAGGGTTGTGTCTAATGATATCAATTGCACTGGACAAGTTAAGATGCAGACGCATGTCCAAATTGGACACTCTTGTTCATATCCCAACATGTCCAGTGCACTAACGAACTGGACGCAAGCTCTGTCCTCTTATCTAACTACTACCTATGTTGATTTTAATAAGAAGTTCACAATTGACTTTAtattaacagttttttttatacACGGCTTTTTGTTCAATCtatgaaatatataatcatTATTAACTCATGACCAAAGGCATACAACCCATACCCATGGACCTTCAACTAGTTATTAAGGGTAATAAAAAGAGTAATTAGTCCAATCTGTTTGGCCGTGTAATCACTTTTAGGCTGATATAAGTATAACACGCGGTTTCAAACCACAGCCTGGCAAAATTCCCAGAGTCTTACGTGGAGACAAAAGAAGTGACCTATATGAATTAAGAAAGCTTGGCAATTTATAGCCAGAATGCTTCAAACAAAGCCATAATTAAACAGATAATAGTCACTTCAAGGTCAATAAAGCTTAGCTGAAGTTTGACCAAAAAAGCTAATAATTTTTCACTTCTCGTtaacattttaaagtttttcGCTGACAATAAAGAGCTTAAAGGAAGAGTTTAGCATAGCAGCACAAAGATTCTGAATTGTCGTTACCTAACTATCTTATTATTGGAGATCATTATCCATTTGTAATTGGATGCATCCACACGAAAAGTTTTATGATGTTTACTTCATGACTTTTTAAATCCTTGTCTTTTTGATCACGTTTACTGCAAGATTTCGAAAGGAAAAAGAATGCATTTGAAAAAGACTTATCGATAATTATGGTTAATATAATACTATTAATAAATAAGAAGTTTTAGAAGAGATATGTTATCTGGGAGAAAATAATGCAACATTGAAAGGGAATGCAACTAGGAGGATTCCTAAAAATAACGGACACAAACGTGGATGCTATACTGTAATATGagtaatttctaaaaaattatcacatgaAACGACCGATACAACATCGGTATAACACGTACGACACATATATGACATCTTAAATAAGGTGTTCGTGTGCTCTGTTTGTTCAAGCTTTAAAATGCTAACTATTTATCATCAATATAGATtatgtataactttttttaaagcCACACGAAAAGTTATACTTCATAATATATACATTGATGTCATTGGACATCAATGTCATTGTTCAAAGGAAACCTGAGTAGTCAAAGGAAACCAAAAATAGCATTTTATTTAAGAACATAATTTTCAATAAGCCAATGAAAACAATTAACTTCATTCATACTCCTTAGAAGTGATTTACTTACTCAAAAAAGTAATATTCTAATACTGTTTTAGCAGCTTAGAAAGCAGGGtgtttaatttagttttttctgggaactcttttttttattaatccaCTTTCTCTTGGACTCAAAAACCCTAGGTCCATTACCTTGAGAGTGCGTGTCTCTGAGATCATTCCAAATTTCTAAGGTTGTGTCTCTATAGGTGATGCTTACTCTGATCTGTGGTGAAACTGCTTTCATCAACCATGAACCAACCATATTGTCACAACGAATCCAAGCATCAACAGTTGCTGGTGTCTTCAACAATGGAGAAGACAGAGTGATCGTGCCatcaacaaaaccaaacttATTCTTTGCTATTAAGGCCTTCTTCATTGATTGAGCCCAAGCGTGGTAATTTTCACCATTCAAGACCTTTGATACGAGCATAGCTCCAGGGCTTTCAGCATGATGAAGATATAGAGGATTACGAATATCCTCTACCAGCGCTGGATCTTGCTCaattgaggaagaagaaggatttgATGCAGACATTGTGGAAGCCATTGAAGTTCAAGGAAAGCTTGAATTAGGTTACAGAAACTTCAAGAATCTTAGAGTAAGATTTCAATGAAGATCAAgcaccaaagaaaaagaaagagtgaaAACTCGAAGATCAACCAACAATGGTGAAAACGAGTTGaatcaagaagaagaaacgaatcaaaaagagtgaaaacTTGAAGATCAACCAACAATGGTGAAAACGAGTTGaatcaagaagaagaaacgAATTAGGAAGCCATTGAAGTAGCTCCAAGCTTCTACGAACGAAACCctaaaatttgggaattttctagagagaataaaagctctgataccatatgagATTTTGTTGAAATGAAGAAACTGATTTCATTTAGTTTACTGTTACACATCAGGGCCTTTATACACAAAGTAGAGAATTAGTTTCTACAGTAACTAACTTAGCTAAGTAACTAACACTCTAACTAATTTCCACGTGCTCTCTCACGTGCAACACTAAAACTATATACAATGAATTAAAACTACTTACAGTTTTATGCTATGTACAAAATACAAGTCGTTTAACCACTATCTTCTAATTCTGACTTCTGCTCTGAACCATCACACTGCTTCTCCTCTGACTTTTAATCTAACTTCTGCCCTGAACCATCACACTGCTTCTTCTTTGAGTTTTGACAAGTTTCACCACAGATCGAAGTAAGCATCACCTATAGAGACACAGCCTTAGAAATCTGGAATGATCTCAGAGACACGCACTCTCAAGGTAATGGACCTAGGGTTTTTGAGTTGCAGAAGGATGTTGCCTCAATCAATCAAGGTGATTCCTCAATTACTGCTTATTTCACTCAATTAAAGATGCATTGTGATCAACTCAAGAATTTTAGACCTGCTTTAACCTGTTCCTGTGGAAAATGTACTTGTAATCTTTCATAAAGAATTGAGAGTGCTCATCTTCAAGACTCAGTGATGCAATTCTTAATGGGACTCAATGATTCCTATTCTCAGATCAAAGGACAAATTTTGTTAATGGAACCACTTCCATCCATTAACAAAGTCTATTCCTTGTTGATTCAAGAAGAAAGGCAGAGACGTGTGGGAAGTTCTAACAATCACATTGAGTCTACTGCTCTTGCTGTGAAAGGTTTTAATTCCACTACTGCTCTTTCTGGAAGTAAGAATTTCAAGAGCAAGGATAGGCCTATTTGCACCCATTGTGGGAAGCTTGGTCACACTGTGGAAAAATGCTTCAAACTGCATGGGTTTCCACCTGGATTCAAGTTTAAAGGGAAGACTACAATGGTGAATCAAgtaggaattcaagaagatattgCAGAGGTCAATCAACCAGTCACCAATACTAATCAATTCCCTTTCACTAAAGAACAATGTCAGCAATTTTTGGCTATGTTGGGTAATCAGATGCAAGCTGCTCAATTCAATATGGGCAATAAGGAGGTTCATATGGCTAGTAGTGTCATCCAATGTTATTAATTCCGTTTTGGTCCTCGTTTCGGTTTGTCCAGTGGAAcgaaatatttcggtaccggcctATTTCGGCATACCGTTTCAGGGTGTTTCAGagttcctatatatatatgtgtgtgtgtgtgtgtgtaactagatattattacttttatataaagtaaggaattttattttaaggtttcaccttaaaaaaaattaagtgaaggggataaaaaaaattatgtaaatattttttaaatttttacttgtGGCATTGTTGTAAATAACTAAGTATCTAGGAATAGTTTTCAAGTAGGAAATTTCCTAGAAGTTTCCTTACCAATTCCATTAGCCCACTCATATTTTTCCACTTATTATTTCCTCTTCGTCTGATGACTCTGATCTCCTCCTTTCTTCTACTTCAAAaagctttttatctttttttgttttttttaatgcatcCTTAAGCTCAACAGGTAAGTGTTCTCTAGCAAAGGAAAAACAGTGGCTTTGAGTTTAGAGACATTCCAAAGCTTTTTTATTCAAAGCCTCATAAAAGACTCACACTCAATCTTTTTCTCTATGGAAGTGGCAGAGACACAAGCTTGAAGAAGTGAGTTTTAATGGCAGCACTTGAGCTTTGTCCatgacttgaatttttttttcttctttgatctgaTGTGAATCttacctttcttcttcttcttcttctttttttcttctttttcttcgatCTCTATGAACTGTGAAGTGtgaaacaaacccaaaacacatACCGGCCGAATCTTTAGTTTCGACCGGTATTCGCCGAAACACACCggaatgaccgaaataccccggAACTAGCTGGATTTTGACCCGAGGTGGAACAAAGGTATTCTAGTTCCGGATTATATACCGGTACGAGAAATTCCgtccgttccggccggaacggaatGGAATTCATAACAATGGTGTCATCAAGCCTTCTTCAGATCCTCAGCCATCACAAGCAAAGTCTAGTGATGTTTTCAACATGGCAGGTATGGCTTCTTTTAAAGGTTGTAATTTGAAGCATTCTATGTTTTCTACTCAAGTAGTGAATAAGAAAGCTTTTAATGGAGATACTTGGGTCATTGACACTGGGGCAACAAACCATATTGTGCATTCTGTTCATTTATTCACTAATTTTACTGCCATTAGTAGTAATGTTGAACTTCCAAATGGTGAAACAGTTGTGGTAACTCATATAGGTTCTATTTCCCTTTCAGATACCTTAATTATTCATAATGTTTTTTGtgttccttccttttcttttaaccTTTTGTCAGTCAGTCAGCTCTTTCTTCTTGTTGTCTCATTTTCTTAGCAAATCTTTGTTTCATATAGGACCTTATTTGCTGGAGGACGATTGGTGTGGGTGAAGCCCATGATGGGCTGTATTTGTTGCAGCATAACCCTGATGCTTCTACCTCTCCAATCAACTTTGGTTCATTCTCATCATTCCAATCCCTTTTCAATTCAGTTTTCAAGTATGTTCAGAATAAGTCACAATCTCATGTAATCAATAATGCTGTTGTACCTTCTTCCTTATGGCATTTTAGGTTAGGACATCCCTCTGATGCAAAACTTTCATCTTTGAAGAATGTAATTCCTGATATTGTTTGTACCTTTAATAAAGATTGTGAAATTTGTCCACTTGCCAAACACAAAAGATTGCCATTTCCTTTCCTCAATCACATTTCTAAATTTCCATTTGATATTGTGCATTGTGATATTTGGGGTCCATATTCAGTTCCTACTGTTGATGACACAAATACTTCTTAACTATTGTTGATGATTGTACTAGATCAACTTGGGTTTATCTTATGAAGTCCAAGTCTGACACTAGGTCTCTTTTACAATCATTTTATCTCATGGTCAAAAATCAGTTCAACAAATCCATTAAAATTTTCAGAACTGACAATGGTCTTGAGTTTCAAATAACTAACTTCTTTAAGGCTCATGGTATCATACACCAACATAGTTGTGTTGCCACTCCTCAACAAAATTCTATTATGGAGAGAAAACATCAACATATCTTGTGTGTTGCAAGGGCTTTAAGAATTCAGTCTAATATCCCTATTGCCTATAGGGGTGACTGCATTCTCACTGCAGTTCATCTCATTAATAAGCTTCCTTCTCCTCTTCTTCATGATAAAACCCCTTTTGAATTGCTTTATGGTAAACTTCTTGATTATAGCTCTCTTAGGGTGTTTGGTTGTCTCTGTTTTGCCTTTACCTTGGCTTATAACAGACTTAAATTTGATCCTAGAGCCATCAAATATGTCTTCTTGGGTTATCCTTTTGCTATTAAAGGATACAAATTGCTTGATTTACATTCTAAAAGGGTGTTTGTTTCAAGGGATGTAATTTTCCATGAGttagtttttccttttcaatctctttcatcttccactttaCCTTCTTTATATGATCCTTTATCTCAAATTTGTACTCCAAATGCTCCATCTTTACCTATTGATGATCTTATTCCTCATTCTAAGGCTATTTCTCCTTATGCTACTCTAGAAACTCATATTCTTGAGCAACATTTTTCTGATCTTCCAGAAGACTTGTTTGTCTATTTACCTCATGACATTGTTGATGCCCCTATTCTACATCCTGATCCTCTTCCTTCACCTTTACCTACTGTTTCAGCTCCCTCTCTAAGAAGGTCCACTAGAGTGTCCAAACCTCCTCCTTATCTTCAATCCTATCAGTGCAGTACAATTTCTACTAGATATCCTATTGctaattttgtttcttctcaACTTCTGTCTCCTAGTTATTCTCACTTCTGCAATAGTATTTCTGCC
This genomic stretch from Castanea sativa cultivar Marrone di Chiusa Pesio chromosome 1, ASM4071231v1 harbors:
- the LOC142608594 gene encoding uncharacterized protein LOC142608594, whose product is MASTMSASNPSSSSIEQDPALVEDIRNPLYLHHAESPGAMLVSKVLNGENYHAWAQSMKKALIAKNKFGFVDGTITLSSPLLKTPATVDAWIRCDNMVGSWLMKAVSPQIRVSITYRDTTLEIWNDLRDTHSQGFL
- the LOC142608675 gene encoding uncharacterized protein LOC142608675, producing the protein MGLNDSYSQIKGQILLMEPLPSINKVYSLLIQEERQRRVGSSNNHIESTALAVKGFNSTTALSGSKNFKSKDRPICTHCGKLGHTVEKCFKLHGFPPGFKFKGKTTMVNQVGIQEDIAEVNQPVTNTNQFPFTKEQCQQFLAMLGNQMQAAQFNMGNKEVHMASSVIQYPQPSQAKSSDVFNMAGMASFKGCNLKHSMFSTQVVNKKAFNGDTWVIDTGATNHIVHSVHLFTNFTAISSNVELPNGETVVDLICWRTIGVGEAHDGLYLLQHNPDASTSPINFGSFSSFQSLFNSVFKYVQNKSQSHVINNAVVPSSLWHFRLGHPSDAKLSSLKNVIPDIVCTFNKDCEICPLAKHKRLPFPFLNHISKFPFDIVHCDIWGPYSVPTVDDTNTS